Part of the Butyrivibrio proteoclasticus B316 genome, CGATGCTTTTTTGGATGTTCTTGCAACAGAAAAACTGTTCATGATTTCAAAAGGGCCATATGGACGAAGCCAGAGGCAGGAGATCTTTAAGGAAAATGTGGGGAAGTTTTGTGAGTACATTCCTAAGAAATTTACCGGAGCCATGCTAAAAGAGATGATGCCGGATTATGCAAAAGTAATCTTCGGTGTGATCCTTAACTGCGATAACATGCCGCTTGTTGACTTTGCCATGTCGGTGAATGAGAAGATCGGCACTAAGATCATCTTGAATAACCTTCATGTGACAAAGCGTGACAGAGAGATCGTAGAGTATGTGAGAGCACATCTAAATGAGATGGTTGTTTATGAACAGGTTTCACATAACCCTAAGTATGTACATGCTGCAGAGCGAATCAAGAAGACAATGGAAGCAAAGAGGCTTCTATATCATAATATTCAGGATTCAACGCCTGATGATTATACAACACTCTTTCCTCTTGCAAGAAAGATGAAAAGGCATTTCGTACTTCATATAGGTCCTACTAATTCAGGTAAGACCTATCAGGCAGTTCAGGAACTCATGGAAGCCGACAGTGGAATTTACCTTGCGCCGTTACGACTCCTTGCCTATGAACAGTACGAATCTATGAACAATAACGGATGCCCATGCTCCATGATAACAGGAGAAGAAAGGATTCTAGTTCCTGGTTCGTTCCACCAGTCATCAACAATAGAGATGATGAGCATTAGGGATGAGTGGGATATGGCAATTATAGATGAGGCACAGATGGTAGCTGACCGCCAGAGAGGCGGCTCTTGGACTGCAGCTATTTTGGGACTTCGTGCTAAAAAGATCCATGTCTGCGCATCTCCTGATGCTGAAAAGCTCCTTACCAGAATGATAAAGAGCTGTGGTGATATCATGGAAGTTGTCCATCACGAAAGAAAGACACCACTTGAAATGGATGAGGAAGCATCAAACTTTAGGTTCCCTGAGGACGTTAAAAAGGGAGATGCTCTGATTGTTTTTTCAAGAAAAGACGTTCATAGTGTTGCAGCTGAGCTTCAGGACAGCGGCCTGACCTGCAGTATCATTTACGGATCACTTCCTTATGATGTAAGACATAGAGAAGCTGGCAAATTTGCAGATGGCGAAACTGATGTCGTGGTGGCAACTGATGCAATTGGAATGGGCATGAACCTTCCGATCAGGAGAGTTGTATTTTTAGAGACTGTTAAGTATGACGGCATAAAAGAGCGTCCTCTTACTGTATCTGAGATCAAGCAGATAGCAGGCCGTGCAGGTCGATATGGTAAGTATGATGTAGGATATGTTACTTCCTATTATGATTACGACATCATCAAATATCTTGTTTTCTACGATGCGGTTCCTATAGGAAAAGCCATGATAAACATCCCAGAAGAATTCCTTGAAAAGGATGGGAAGATATCAACAATCCTGGAACTGTGGAATCAGATTCCAGCTGCGGACTTTTATGATAAAGGCGATATCTTAGAAAAGATCACGGTCGCCCATGCCCTTGAGGATATAAAGGATGACAGGGAACTAATAAGACAGTTCATCAGAATTCCAATTAATATAAAGAACGAAGAGATATATGACGTTTACAAGAAGTTCTACAGAGCTGTTGCTGAGGGAAGACCTGTTGAGCTTGAAGAGACCATGAGAAAATATGACAATTCTGGTATCAGCCCCAAGTATAAGCAGGCTCTTCAGATACTTGAGACAAGCAGCGCAATATATGATTTTCTGTATTCCTTTACTAGATTCTTTGGGGATGAAGAAGATCTTGAGCCAATCCTTGAAACAAAGAGACAGATATCAGAAAAGATATTTACTATCCTTGATATGCAGAAACTCAGCATGAAGTCCTGTAAGTGCTGTGGCAAAAAGTTAAAGTGGTCATATCAGTATTCTGTATGTCAGGAGTGTTATAGAAAAGGTAGGAGTTAATATAGCAAATAAGATGATCAAAAATGTTTTATGCTATGGTGATTCAAATACATATGGATATATGCCTGGCTACGGGACCAGGTATCCTAGAGATATCAGATATCCGGGAAGGCTCCAATACCTTCTGGGAGAAGACTTTAATGTGATAGAAGAAGGTTGTAGCGGCAGGACCACTCTTTATGATGATCCGATAGATGGGTGGAAGAATGGTTTTGACTATCTAAAACCATGCCTTTATTCACACAGACCAATCCACATAGTGGTTTTGATGCTTGGAAGCAACGACTTAAAGACAACATTCCACCTTACAGCTTCTCAGATTGCAGAAAGTGCTGGAAAGCTGGTAGATGTGATCAAAGAGTTCACCGCTGAAAAACAGGAGTATGTTCCCAAGATAATTCTTGTATCTCCTCCGGAAATTGGAACAGGGATAAGGACTTCTCCTTTCTTTGGGGCATTTTCTGAAACCGCAATTGAAGAATCTAGAAAGTTCCCTGAGTGCTATAAAAAGGTAGCAAAAGAGAAAGGGTGTATATTCTTTGATGCGGCAAAATACATCTATCCTTCAGAAGTAGATTCGCTCCACCTTACACCGGAGGGGCATATAACTTTAGCGGATGAGATTTCAAAAGTAATCAGAACAATTGAAGATTAAATATAGAGGTTATTTATAGTAATGGTAGACCAAGAGCAGGCAAGAAAAATATTACAGGAAAGACTAGCTGACAATCTTGTTATAGTAACAGAATTTGAGAATCCAAAGGAATGGTGTTTTGATCTTGGACTTATAACAGAAAGCGGAACTATAATGCCACTAATGGGTGATACAACAATACGAATCAGCAAGGAAACAGGTGAGGTGGAGTAAGGGCTTTTTCAAAAAAGCTCTGTATTGTGTTTTCAGGATTCAAAAACGCATAATTCCACTTTTAACGTAAAAATCTTTTAAAGAATTTTTGAAAATTATTGGGGAAATAATTAATCATATTAAAGGGGAGCAAAAATAAAATGGGGAACGAAGAAATAACAGTGACTGAAAAATCTGAATGGGAGGTATGGAGAAAATATCTTTGTTCAGAGAAAAGATCCTTAAGGATATTTCTTATACATATTGTCATCAGCGTGGTTTTTATTGTTTTGGTATATTTTGGTTACAAAATAATAAAGGTTCCTGAGTACAAATTGAAAGATATATATGAAAAAGCATTTAACTGGGCCATGCAGTGGGTAGACAGTGAAACGAAATTTGAAGATCTACGAAATCCAATTGGCGTAATTATATTTGGTGCCACACTGTCTGGTATTATCATGGCTGCATTTACCTTTTTGATCAACATGTTTAAAAGTAGATATGATACATCATTTATGAGCTATACTGATCAAATAAAGCAGAATGTATTTTTTATAGGATTAAATATTCTGTTCTTTTCTATAGTGATTTTCATGTTCTTGGCTACAAATTTATTTAATGTAGTCCATGAAGTTGTACCTAAATTCCCGGTTACGTTATTTTTTGTGATAATAGCGGCATTTATCTTTATATTTGGTGTTTGCAAGAATGTCGTGACACTTAATGAAGGTGGTCGAAGCGATATACTATCTTTTCTTGAAGCCTTTTTCATTGTATCTCTGTTAATCTCTTATCCTATAAAAGAAGGTTCTCTAGTTTGGGTTATCATTTACATGGTATTCATGAATATTATTACTTTATCCTTGATGTTTCGGCTTGAGACTATTTACAGGAATGATACTGCAATTTATTACTTCCAGACAGAGGAAGGAATAAATGATGAAAAAAATGATGAAGAAAATAATGAAGAAAATGATGAAAAAAAGGATGGAAAAAAGAGGAAGCTATTCATTCACTATAGATTGGATGATGAAAGAGTAGTGTGCTCTGAAAAACCTAGCTTAAAAGAGGATTCACAAAAGATTCTATATTCTATAAGTGATCTGTGTAACATAGACATCAAAAAGGATACCAGTAGTTACGACAGTGACTGGAAAACTGCGGTTGCGAAAATAAAAGTACTCAGAGATGAAAATGCAAAATGCAAAGCAGAGACGAAAGCTGAACGAAAAGCTAAGCGGAGAGAAAAAATAAAGGCGATTCCTAGAAATATAGCCAATTGGTTTAAATCAATATGGAAGAAAATAACAATTATTGGATGGCTTTATGGCAGATTAAGCAAGAAACGTAAAGCATTAAAAGAAGCTAATTCAGAAATAGAACGCTTGAAAGCAGAAGTAACAGATCTTAAGAAACAATTGGAAGATAAAAACAATAAACCGGCCTGAAATCGATGTAAAATATCTATCAACTCCCTTCATTGAGGGGAGTTTTTTATTGACTCTACTATATATTTAGATATAATATATCTATAAATATATATATGGAGGCTGATTAAATGTATTATTCAGATATGCTCAAGATCCCTAATGGGATGCCGGAATCACTCTTTGGTGTACTGCTTATCATTACACTTGCGGTACTCATCTATACATTCGGTTTTTCAGAACTCATGAAAAAGAAGACCAAAAAGCTAAAGGAAGCAAAAAGAGTTGCAGTTGATGGGCTCACTCTTCAGAAAATGAGAGCAGAAGTATCTCAGGAAGAATTCGAGGAAGAATACGATGAGGCTCAGTAAAATTGTAACACTTATTCCTATTTGTATTCTTACACTGAGCCTCTTAACAGGATGCGAAGATGTCCAGATCTTTCAGACTAAGACAGATCCATATAAGCAGGTTCCATATAAGGACACCGAGCTTGTTAATGACAGATACTATGTAAAGAATAATACAAGATTTTATGCGACATACATTCCAGTAGCTGGAAATGCTCAGTCAGGAACTTCCGTTTTAAATGAGGGAAGAGTCATAGCAACAATGGCAGATGATAAGCTCATCCCCACTTTTTATTCTGACGAATTGGCAGCGTTTCAGTCATACAGCCTTGGACTTAATTCTGTAGGACTTGAAAGGTTTGCAGTTCTTGGATATTCCATCGGATGCTTTTCTGGAAGCATCACAGAAGATGGATACCTGTATTGTAATAAGGAAGGACTGGTCCAGGGATCATCCCTTTATAGCGCTATTGGTGAGACCGAGTCAGATGCAATAAGAATTGCAACTATAGATGGAAAGCCACTTTCCCTGGAGCAGATAAATAGAAAAGCCGGTGTCATTACAGGACTTGAACAGGGAAAAACATATAAAGTAGGTTACTTCCTTGGAACAAAGTACTACGAAAAAAATATAGCTGCAGACTGCAGGATGTATCA contains:
- a CDS encoding helicase-related protein, encoding MKKKGQYNRFIAKRKKDKKDKLLAEKAFPKKEFTEYWKKHSDDVCRAVYDAFLDVLATEKLFMISKGPYGRSQRQEIFKENVGKFCEYIPKKFTGAMLKEMMPDYAKVIFGVILNCDNMPLVDFAMSVNEKIGTKIILNNLHVTKRDREIVEYVRAHLNEMVVYEQVSHNPKYVHAAERIKKTMEAKRLLYHNIQDSTPDDYTTLFPLARKMKRHFVLHIGPTNSGKTYQAVQELMEADSGIYLAPLRLLAYEQYESMNNNGCPCSMITGEERILVPGSFHQSSTIEMMSIRDEWDMAIIDEAQMVADRQRGGSWTAAILGLRAKKIHVCASPDAEKLLTRMIKSCGDIMEVVHHERKTPLEMDEEASNFRFPEDVKKGDALIVFSRKDVHSVAAELQDSGLTCSIIYGSLPYDVRHREAGKFADGETDVVVATDAIGMGMNLPIRRVVFLETVKYDGIKERPLTVSEIKQIAGRAGRYGKYDVGYVTSYYDYDIIKYLVFYDAVPIGKAMINIPEEFLEKDGKISTILELWNQIPAADFYDKGDILEKITVAHALEDIKDDRELIRQFIRIPINIKNEEIYDVYKKFYRAVAEGRPVELEETMRKYDNSGISPKYKQALQILETSSAIYDFLYSFTRFFGDEEDLEPILETKRQISEKIFTILDMQKLSMKSCKCCGKKLKWSYQYSVCQECYRKGRS
- a CDS encoding SGNH/GDSL hydrolase family protein, with the protein product MIKNVLCYGDSNTYGYMPGYGTRYPRDIRYPGRLQYLLGEDFNVIEEGCSGRTTLYDDPIDGWKNGFDYLKPCLYSHRPIHIVVLMLGSNDLKTTFHLTASQIAESAGKLVDVIKEFTAEKQEYVPKIILVSPPEIGTGIRTSPFFGAFSETAIEESRKFPECYKKVAKEKGCIFFDAAKYIYPSEVDSLHLTPEGHITLADEISKVIRTIED
- a CDS encoding MFS transporter, translating into MGNEEITVTEKSEWEVWRKYLCSEKRSLRIFLIHIVISVVFIVLVYFGYKIIKVPEYKLKDIYEKAFNWAMQWVDSETKFEDLRNPIGVIIFGATLSGIIMAAFTFLINMFKSRYDTSFMSYTDQIKQNVFFIGLNILFFSIVIFMFLATNLFNVVHEVVPKFPVTLFFVIIAAFIFIFGVCKNVVTLNEGGRSDILSFLEAFFIVSLLISYPIKEGSLVWVIIYMVFMNIITLSLMFRLETIYRNDTAIYYFQTEEGINDEKNDEENNEENDEKKDGKKRKLFIHYRLDDERVVCSEKPSLKEDSQKILYSISDLCNIDIKKDTSSYDSDWKTAVAKIKVLRDENAKCKAETKAERKAKRREKIKAIPRNIANWFKSIWKKITIIGWLYGRLSKKRKALKEANSEIERLKAEVTDLKKQLEDKNNKPA